In Gadus macrocephalus chromosome 11, ASM3116895v1, a single genomic region encodes these proteins:
- the atp1a3b gene encoding sodium/potassium-transporting ATPase subunit alpha-3b isoform X1, which yields MGYGRSDSYRVATTQDKADRSPKKKKGAKGAKDMDDLKKEVPITEHKMSIEEVCRKFQTDIVQGLTSAKAADFLIRDGPNALTPPPTTPEWVKFCRQLFGGFSILLWTGAILCFLAYAIQAVTEDEPAGDNLYLGIVLTAVVVITGCFSYFQEAKSSKIMESFKNMVPQQALVIREGEKVQINAEEVVAGDLIEVKGGDRIPADIRIVSAHGCKVDNSSLTGESEPQSRSPDCTHDNPLETRNVAFFSTNCVEGTARGLVICTGDRTVMGRIATLTSGLESGKTPIAKEIEHFIHIITGVAVFLGVSFFVLALILGYSWLEAVIFLIGIIVANVPEGLLATVTVCLTLTAKRMAKKNCLVKNLEAVETLGSTSTICSDKTGTLTQNRMTVAHMWFDNQIHEADTTEDQSGASFDKSSGTWVALARIAALCNRAQFKGGQDGLPILKRDVAGDASESALLKCIELCCGSVRTMRDKNKKAAEIPFNSTNKYQLSIHETEDLNDNRYLLVMKGAPERILERSSTIMIQGKEQPLDEELKESFQNAYMELGGLGERVLGFCQVMMPEDQYPKGFAFDCDDVNFQTDNLCFIGLMSMIDPPRAAVPDAVGKCRSAGIKVIMVTGDHPITAKAIAKGVGIISEGNETVEDIAARLNIPVSQVNPRDAKACVIHGTDLKELSQDQMDDILRNHTEIVFARTSPQQKLIIVEGCQRQGAIVAVTGDGVNDSPALKKADIGVAMGISGSDVSKQAADMILLDDNFASIVTGVEEGRLIFDNLKKSIAYTLTSNIPEITPFLFFIIVNIPLPLGTITILCIDLGTDMVPAISLAYEAAESDIMKRQPRNPARDKLVNERLISIAYGQIGMIQALGGFFAYFVILAENGFLPSILVGIRLHWDDRSLNDLEDSYGQQWTYEQRKIVEFTCHTAFFVSIVVVQWADVIVCKTRRNSVFQQGMRNKILIFGLFEETALAAFLSYCPGMDLALRMYPLKPTWWLCAFPYSFLIFVYDEVRKLLIRRNPGGWVERETYY from the exons ATGGGG tatGGGCGGTCCGACAGTTACCGCGTTGCCACCACACAGGACAAAGCTGATCGCTccccgaagaagaagaagggggcgaaGGGAGCCAAGGACATGGACGACCTGAAGAAGGAAGTACCCATC ACGGAACACAAAATGTCCATAGAGGAGGTATGCAGGAAATTCCAGACCGACATCGTCCAG GGCCTGACCAGTGCCAAGGCGGCTGATTTCCTGATCCGGGACGGTCCCAATgcactcacccctccccccaccaccccagagTGGGTCAAGTTCTGTCGCCAGCTGTTCGGAGGGTTCTCCATCCTGCTGTGGACTGGAGCCATCCTCTGTTTCCTGGCCTACGCCATCCAGGCAGTCACCGAGGACGAGCCCGCAGGAGACAAT CTGTACCTGGGTATCGTGCTCACGGCCGTCGTCGTGATCACCGGCTGCTTCTCGTATTTCCAAGAGGCGAAGAGCTCCAAAATCATGGAGTCCTTCAAGAACATGGTGCCTCAG CAAGCACTGGTGATccgggagggagagaaggtgcAGATCAACGCAGAGGAGGTGGTGGCTGGAGACCTGATCGAGGTGAAGGGGGGAGACAGGATCCCCGCCGACATCAGGATCGTCTCTGCCCACGGTtgcaag GTTGATAACTCCTCCCTGACTGGCGAATCAGAGCCTCAGAGCCGGTCACCTGACTGTACCCATGACAACCCCCTGGAGACCCGTAACGTGGCTTTCTTCTCCACCAACTGTGTTGAAG GCACCGCCCGCGGCCTGGTGATCTGCACCGGGGACCGCACCGTCATGGGCCGCATCGCCACCCTGACCTCCGGCCTTGAGTCCGGCAAGACCCCCATCGCCAAGGAGATCGAGCACTTCATCCACATCATCACGGGCGTGGCCGTGTTCCTGGGTGTGTCCTTCTTTGTCCTGGCCCTGATCCTTGGGTACAGCTGGCTGGAGGCCGTCATCTTCCTCATCGGCATCATCGTGGCCAACGTGCCCGAGGGACTGCTGGCTACCGTCACT GTGTGTCTGACCCTGACCGCCAAGCGCATGGCCAAGAAGAACTGCCTGGTGAAGAACCTGGAAGCCGTGGAGACCCtgggctccacctccaccatctgcTCCGACAAGACCGGCACCCTCACCCAGAACAGGATGACCGTGGCCCACATGTGGTTCGACAACCAGATCCACGAGGCCGACACCACTGAGGACCAGTCTG GCGCCTCCTTCGACAAGAGCTCCGGGACCTGGGTGGCCCTTGCCCGGATCGCAGCCTTGTGTAACCGCGCCCAGTTCAAGGGAGGCCAGGATGGTCTGCCCATCCTGAAGAGGGACGTGGCGGGCGACGCCTCCGAGTCGGCCCTGCTCAAGTGCATCGAGCTGTGCTGCGGCTCCGTGCGCACCATGAGGGACAAGAACAAGAAGGCGGCCGAGATCCCCTTCAACTCCACCAACAAGTACCAG CTCTCCATCCACGAGACGGAAGACCTCAACGACAACCGCTACCTGCTGGTGATGAAGGGTGCCCCCGAGAGGATCCTGGAGCGCAGCTCCACCATCATGATCCAGGGCAAGGAGCAGCCGCTGGACGAAGAGCTGAAGGAGTCCTTCCAGAACGCCTACATGGAGCTCGGAGGGCTGGGAGAGCGAGTGCTTG GTTTCTGCCAGGTTATGATGCCAGAGGACCAGTACCCCAAGGGCTTTGCCTTCGACTGCGATGACGTCAACTTTCAGACAGACAACCTGTGCTTCATCGGCCTCATGTCCATGATTGACCCTCCCCGTGCCGCCGTACCTGACGCTGTGGGCAAATGCAGATCTGCTGGTATCAAG gTCATCATGGTCACTGGTGATCACCCAATCACAGCCAAGGCCATCGCTAAGGGTGTGGGCATCATCTCCGAGGGCAACGAGACAGTGGAAGACATTGCTGCCCGCCTCAACATCCCCGTCAGCCAGGTCAACCCCAG GGACGCCAAGGCCTGTGTGATCCACGGTACCGACCTGAAGGAGCTGTCCCAGGACCAGATGGACGACATCCTGAGGAACCACACAGAGATCGTGTTCGCCAGGACCTCCCCCCAGCAGAAGCTCATCATCGTAGAGGGTTGCCAGAGACAG GGTGCCATCGTAGCTGTGACAGGTGATGGTGTGAACGACTCCCCTGCCCTTAAGAAGGCCGACATCGGTGTTGCCATGGGAATCTCTGGCTCTGACGTGTCCAAGCAGGCCGCTGACATGATCTTGCTTGATGACAACTTTGCCTCCATCGTCACCGGAGTAGAAGAGG GTCGCCTGATCTTTGACAACTTGAAGAAATCCATTGCCTACACCCTTACCAGTAACATCCCAGAGATCACCCCCTTCCTGTTCTTCATCATCGTCAacattcctcttcctcttggaACCATCACCATCCTCTGCATTGACTTGGGAACTGACATG GTACCTGCTATCTCCCTTGCCTATGAGGCAGCTGAGAGTGACATCATGAAGCGCCAGCCCAGGAACCCAGCCAGGGACAAGCTGGTGAATGAGAGGCTCATCAGCATCGCTTATGGCCAGATTG GTATGATCCAGGCTCTTGGAGGATTCTTCGCCTACTTTGTGATCCTGGCTGAGAATGGATTCCTGCCCTCCATATTGGTGGGCATCAGGCTACACTGGGACGACCGCTCCCTCAACGACCTGGAAGACAGCTATGGACAGCAATGG ACATATGAGCAGAGGAAGATCGTAGAGTTCACGTGCCACACAGCCTTCTTCGTGAGCATCGTGGTGGTGCAATGGGCTGACGTCATCGTCTGCAAGACCAGGAGGAACTCTGTCTTCCAGCAGGGCATGAG GAACAAGATCCTCATCTTCGGCCTGTTTGAAGAGACAGCCCTGGCTGCCTTCCTGTCCTACTGCCCAGGCATGGACCTGGCCCTCAGGATGTACCCCCTCAA gccTACCTGGTGGTTGTGCGCGTTCCCCTACAGTTTCCTCATCTTCGTCTATGATGAAGTCCGAAAACTCCTCATCCGCAGGAACCCCGGAG gttgggtggagagggagacataCTATTGA
- the atp1a3b gene encoding sodium/potassium-transporting ATPase subunit alpha-3b isoform X2, with protein MGDKADRSPKKKKGAKGAKDMDDLKKEVPITEHKMSIEEVCRKFQTDIVQGLTSAKAADFLIRDGPNALTPPPTTPEWVKFCRQLFGGFSILLWTGAILCFLAYAIQAVTEDEPAGDNLYLGIVLTAVVVITGCFSYFQEAKSSKIMESFKNMVPQQALVIREGEKVQINAEEVVAGDLIEVKGGDRIPADIRIVSAHGCKVDNSSLTGESEPQSRSPDCTHDNPLETRNVAFFSTNCVEGTARGLVICTGDRTVMGRIATLTSGLESGKTPIAKEIEHFIHIITGVAVFLGVSFFVLALILGYSWLEAVIFLIGIIVANVPEGLLATVTVCLTLTAKRMAKKNCLVKNLEAVETLGSTSTICSDKTGTLTQNRMTVAHMWFDNQIHEADTTEDQSGASFDKSSGTWVALARIAALCNRAQFKGGQDGLPILKRDVAGDASESALLKCIELCCGSVRTMRDKNKKAAEIPFNSTNKYQLSIHETEDLNDNRYLLVMKGAPERILERSSTIMIQGKEQPLDEELKESFQNAYMELGGLGERVLGFCQVMMPEDQYPKGFAFDCDDVNFQTDNLCFIGLMSMIDPPRAAVPDAVGKCRSAGIKVIMVTGDHPITAKAIAKGVGIISEGNETVEDIAARLNIPVSQVNPRDAKACVIHGTDLKELSQDQMDDILRNHTEIVFARTSPQQKLIIVEGCQRQGAIVAVTGDGVNDSPALKKADIGVAMGISGSDVSKQAADMILLDDNFASIVTGVEEGRLIFDNLKKSIAYTLTSNIPEITPFLFFIIVNIPLPLGTITILCIDLGTDMVPAISLAYEAAESDIMKRQPRNPARDKLVNERLISIAYGQIGMIQALGGFFAYFVILAENGFLPSILVGIRLHWDDRSLNDLEDSYGQQWTYEQRKIVEFTCHTAFFVSIVVVQWADVIVCKTRRNSVFQQGMRNKILIFGLFEETALAAFLSYCPGMDLALRMYPLKPTWWLCAFPYSFLIFVYDEVRKLLIRRNPGGWVERETYY; from the exons ATGGGG GACAAAGCTGATCGCTccccgaagaagaagaagggggcgaaGGGAGCCAAGGACATGGACGACCTGAAGAAGGAAGTACCCATC ACGGAACACAAAATGTCCATAGAGGAGGTATGCAGGAAATTCCAGACCGACATCGTCCAG GGCCTGACCAGTGCCAAGGCGGCTGATTTCCTGATCCGGGACGGTCCCAATgcactcacccctccccccaccaccccagagTGGGTCAAGTTCTGTCGCCAGCTGTTCGGAGGGTTCTCCATCCTGCTGTGGACTGGAGCCATCCTCTGTTTCCTGGCCTACGCCATCCAGGCAGTCACCGAGGACGAGCCCGCAGGAGACAAT CTGTACCTGGGTATCGTGCTCACGGCCGTCGTCGTGATCACCGGCTGCTTCTCGTATTTCCAAGAGGCGAAGAGCTCCAAAATCATGGAGTCCTTCAAGAACATGGTGCCTCAG CAAGCACTGGTGATccgggagggagagaaggtgcAGATCAACGCAGAGGAGGTGGTGGCTGGAGACCTGATCGAGGTGAAGGGGGGAGACAGGATCCCCGCCGACATCAGGATCGTCTCTGCCCACGGTtgcaag GTTGATAACTCCTCCCTGACTGGCGAATCAGAGCCTCAGAGCCGGTCACCTGACTGTACCCATGACAACCCCCTGGAGACCCGTAACGTGGCTTTCTTCTCCACCAACTGTGTTGAAG GCACCGCCCGCGGCCTGGTGATCTGCACCGGGGACCGCACCGTCATGGGCCGCATCGCCACCCTGACCTCCGGCCTTGAGTCCGGCAAGACCCCCATCGCCAAGGAGATCGAGCACTTCATCCACATCATCACGGGCGTGGCCGTGTTCCTGGGTGTGTCCTTCTTTGTCCTGGCCCTGATCCTTGGGTACAGCTGGCTGGAGGCCGTCATCTTCCTCATCGGCATCATCGTGGCCAACGTGCCCGAGGGACTGCTGGCTACCGTCACT GTGTGTCTGACCCTGACCGCCAAGCGCATGGCCAAGAAGAACTGCCTGGTGAAGAACCTGGAAGCCGTGGAGACCCtgggctccacctccaccatctgcTCCGACAAGACCGGCACCCTCACCCAGAACAGGATGACCGTGGCCCACATGTGGTTCGACAACCAGATCCACGAGGCCGACACCACTGAGGACCAGTCTG GCGCCTCCTTCGACAAGAGCTCCGGGACCTGGGTGGCCCTTGCCCGGATCGCAGCCTTGTGTAACCGCGCCCAGTTCAAGGGAGGCCAGGATGGTCTGCCCATCCTGAAGAGGGACGTGGCGGGCGACGCCTCCGAGTCGGCCCTGCTCAAGTGCATCGAGCTGTGCTGCGGCTCCGTGCGCACCATGAGGGACAAGAACAAGAAGGCGGCCGAGATCCCCTTCAACTCCACCAACAAGTACCAG CTCTCCATCCACGAGACGGAAGACCTCAACGACAACCGCTACCTGCTGGTGATGAAGGGTGCCCCCGAGAGGATCCTGGAGCGCAGCTCCACCATCATGATCCAGGGCAAGGAGCAGCCGCTGGACGAAGAGCTGAAGGAGTCCTTCCAGAACGCCTACATGGAGCTCGGAGGGCTGGGAGAGCGAGTGCTTG GTTTCTGCCAGGTTATGATGCCAGAGGACCAGTACCCCAAGGGCTTTGCCTTCGACTGCGATGACGTCAACTTTCAGACAGACAACCTGTGCTTCATCGGCCTCATGTCCATGATTGACCCTCCCCGTGCCGCCGTACCTGACGCTGTGGGCAAATGCAGATCTGCTGGTATCAAG gTCATCATGGTCACTGGTGATCACCCAATCACAGCCAAGGCCATCGCTAAGGGTGTGGGCATCATCTCCGAGGGCAACGAGACAGTGGAAGACATTGCTGCCCGCCTCAACATCCCCGTCAGCCAGGTCAACCCCAG GGACGCCAAGGCCTGTGTGATCCACGGTACCGACCTGAAGGAGCTGTCCCAGGACCAGATGGACGACATCCTGAGGAACCACACAGAGATCGTGTTCGCCAGGACCTCCCCCCAGCAGAAGCTCATCATCGTAGAGGGTTGCCAGAGACAG GGTGCCATCGTAGCTGTGACAGGTGATGGTGTGAACGACTCCCCTGCCCTTAAGAAGGCCGACATCGGTGTTGCCATGGGAATCTCTGGCTCTGACGTGTCCAAGCAGGCCGCTGACATGATCTTGCTTGATGACAACTTTGCCTCCATCGTCACCGGAGTAGAAGAGG GTCGCCTGATCTTTGACAACTTGAAGAAATCCATTGCCTACACCCTTACCAGTAACATCCCAGAGATCACCCCCTTCCTGTTCTTCATCATCGTCAacattcctcttcctcttggaACCATCACCATCCTCTGCATTGACTTGGGAACTGACATG GTACCTGCTATCTCCCTTGCCTATGAGGCAGCTGAGAGTGACATCATGAAGCGCCAGCCCAGGAACCCAGCCAGGGACAAGCTGGTGAATGAGAGGCTCATCAGCATCGCTTATGGCCAGATTG GTATGATCCAGGCTCTTGGAGGATTCTTCGCCTACTTTGTGATCCTGGCTGAGAATGGATTCCTGCCCTCCATATTGGTGGGCATCAGGCTACACTGGGACGACCGCTCCCTCAACGACCTGGAAGACAGCTATGGACAGCAATGG ACATATGAGCAGAGGAAGATCGTAGAGTTCACGTGCCACACAGCCTTCTTCGTGAGCATCGTGGTGGTGCAATGGGCTGACGTCATCGTCTGCAAGACCAGGAGGAACTCTGTCTTCCAGCAGGGCATGAG GAACAAGATCCTCATCTTCGGCCTGTTTGAAGAGACAGCCCTGGCTGCCTTCCTGTCCTACTGCCCAGGCATGGACCTGGCCCTCAGGATGTACCCCCTCAA gccTACCTGGTGGTTGTGCGCGTTCCCCTACAGTTTCCTCATCTTCGTCTATGATGAAGTCCGAAAACTCCTCATCCGCAGGAACCCCGGAG gttgggtggagagggagacataCTATTGA
- the rabac1 gene encoding prenylated Rab acceptor protein 1, translating to MTTGAPKGENCLVDMDSKAGGLFSAEESHPTGTGGAGIMSRIWLPKGISASLIKEWLEKRRMSIRPWAGFVDQRKFSKPRNFGELCQRMVKNVDTYNSNYTFIFLGLILYCIVSSPMLLIALAVFVGAFYIIHLKSMESKLVILGRELNVPHQLGLAGAVSLPVFWLAGAGAAVFWVLGATLFVIGSHAGFRELEGSDMEELLMEPV from the exons ATGACAACCGGAGCCCCCAAGGGTGAAAACTGCCTGGTGGACATGGACAGCAAGGCAGGAGGGTTGTTCAGCGCGGAGGAATCCCACCCCACTGGAACCGGTGGAGCAGGAATCATGTCGAG gaTCTGGCTACCTAAGGGCATCTCGGCCAGCCTGATCAAGGAGTGGCTGGAGAAGCGGCGGATGTCCATCCGACCGTGGGCCGGCTTCGTTGACCAGCGCAAGTTCTCCAAGCCGCGCAACTTTGGCGAGCTGTGTCAGAGGATGGTGAAGAACGTGGACACCTACAACAGCAACTACACCTTTATCTTCCTCGGCCTGATCCTCTACTGCAT TGTCAGCTCCCCCATGCTGTTGATCGCCCTGGCGGTGTTCGTCGGTGCCTTCTACATTATTCACCTCAAGTCCATGGAATCCAAGTTGGTCATACTTG GCAGGGAGCTGAACGTCCCTCATCAGCTGGGTCTGGCGGGAGCCGTGTCCCTGCCTGTGTTCTGGTTGGCCGGTGCTGGTGCTGCCGTCTTCTGGGTTCTCG GAGCAACGCTGTTTGTGATTGGCTCCCACGCCGGCTTCCGCGAGCTGGAGGGATCGGACATGGAGGAGCTGCTGATGGAGCCCGTGTAG
- the dedd1 gene encoding death effector domain-containing 1 isoform X2: MRVSSDMDFIQTPSYRLNDSFYWDETECLNYYEMLSLHEVFQIVGSQLTVEDIEVLSFLLDEAFCAQHPLDPAAWTVEPCKEDPTDPGVPPTAALLSAWRRMKPQGNRGNTASLHTPKSGLDLLLQLERRGYLSEVNLEPLLQLLRVLTRHDLLPLVSRKKRRTVSPERIVPYLATENKMMPVSTITHWRTDTSSNSLPGDPACRRRRRKRGYGWSRRPKGSDRPGPPQLPPTDAVYFAYVRLRVRAEYLEHDAALRSRVSSDKPHPLERQFELFSRASSLLGARSLGSVGCSIKFTEWENLQAFWKDYLSGVLLEALKCVFITDSMRQAAGPEGVRLLINVDQDDYEEGCRVLAAGRRRLRMPSVSGG, translated from the exons ATGAGAGTATCCTCGGACATGGACTTCATTCAAACCCCAAGCTATCGTCTCAATGATTCGTTTTACTGGGATGAAACTGAATGCCTCAACTACTACGAGATGCTTTCCCTTCACGAGGTGTTCCAAATAGTTGGCTCTCAACTGACGGTGGAGGACATTGAGGTGCTGTCGTTTCTGCTGGACGAAGCGTTTTGTGCACAACACCCCCTTGATCCAGCAGCGTGGACAGTCGAGCCCTGCAAGGAAGACCCAACTGACCCAGGCGTGCCCCCTACTGCTGCGCTCCTTAGTGCGTGGAGGAGGATGAAACCCCAGGGTAACCGAGGGAATACGGCCTCCCTGCACACCCCTAAAAGCGGCCTggatctgctgctgcagctggagaGACGAGGTTACCTCAGTGAAGTAAACCTGGAGCCCTTGCTCCAGCTCCTGAGGGTCCTCACTCGTCACGATCTCTTGCCCTTAGTTTCACGCAAGAAAAGGAGGACAG TGTCTCCAGAACGAATAGTTCCCTACTTAGCTACAGAGAACAAAATGATGCCTGTGTCAACAATAACACACTGGAGAACTG ATACTAGCAGCAACTCCCTGCCTGGGGACCctgcctgcaggaggaggagacggaagaGGGGTTACGGCTGGAGCCGCAGGCCCAAGGGGTCCGACCGGCCGGGCCCTCCACAGCTGCCGCCAACAGACGCAGTTTACTTCG ctTACGTGCGGCTGCGCGTGCGCGCCGAGTACCTGGAGCACGACGCGGCGCTGCGCAGCCGCGTGTCGTCGGACAAACCCCACCCGCTGGAGCGGCAGTTTGAGCTGTTCAGCCGCGCCAGCTCCCTGCTGGGCGCCCGCAGCCTGGGCTCGGTGGGCTGCAGCATAAAGTTCACGGAGTGGGAGAACCTGCAGGCCTTCTGGAAGGACTACCTGAGCGGGGTGCTGCTGGAGGCCCTGAAGTGCGTGTTCATCACCGACTCCATGCGGCAGGCGGCGGGGCCGGAGGGCGTGCGGCTGCTGATCAACGTGGACCAGGACGACTACGAGGAGGGCTGCCGGGTCCTGGCGGCCGGccggaggaggttgaggatgcCCTCCGTCAGTGGTGGGTAG
- the dedd1 gene encoding death effector domain-containing 1 isoform X1, whose protein sequence is MRVSSDMDFIQTPSYRLNDSFYWDETECLNYYEMLSLHEVFQIVGSQLTVEDIEVLSFLLDEAFCAQHPLDPAAWTVEPCKEDPTDPGVPPTAALLSAWRRMKPQGNRGNTASLHTPKSGLDLLLQLERRGYLSEVNLEPLLQLLRVLTRHDLLPLVSRKKRRTVSPERIVPYLATENKMMPVSTITHWRTDTSSNSLPGDPACRRRRRKRGYGWSRRPKGSDRPGPPQLPPTDAVYFAYVRLRVRAEYLEHDAALRSRVSSDKPHPLERQFELFSRASSLLGARSLGSVGCSIKFTEWENLQAFWKDYLSGVLLEALKCVFITDSMRQAAGPEGVRLLINVDQDDYEEGCRVLAAGRRRLRMPSVSGAAF, encoded by the exons ATGAGAGTATCCTCGGACATGGACTTCATTCAAACCCCAAGCTATCGTCTCAATGATTCGTTTTACTGGGATGAAACTGAATGCCTCAACTACTACGAGATGCTTTCCCTTCACGAGGTGTTCCAAATAGTTGGCTCTCAACTGACGGTGGAGGACATTGAGGTGCTGTCGTTTCTGCTGGACGAAGCGTTTTGTGCACAACACCCCCTTGATCCAGCAGCGTGGACAGTCGAGCCCTGCAAGGAAGACCCAACTGACCCAGGCGTGCCCCCTACTGCTGCGCTCCTTAGTGCGTGGAGGAGGATGAAACCCCAGGGTAACCGAGGGAATACGGCCTCCCTGCACACCCCTAAAAGCGGCCTggatctgctgctgcagctggagaGACGAGGTTACCTCAGTGAAGTAAACCTGGAGCCCTTGCTCCAGCTCCTGAGGGTCCTCACTCGTCACGATCTCTTGCCCTTAGTTTCACGCAAGAAAAGGAGGACAG TGTCTCCAGAACGAATAGTTCCCTACTTAGCTACAGAGAACAAAATGATGCCTGTGTCAACAATAACACACTGGAGAACTG ATACTAGCAGCAACTCCCTGCCTGGGGACCctgcctgcaggaggaggagacggaagaGGGGTTACGGCTGGAGCCGCAGGCCCAAGGGGTCCGACCGGCCGGGCCCTCCACAGCTGCCGCCAACAGACGCAGTTTACTTCG ctTACGTGCGGCTGCGCGTGCGCGCCGAGTACCTGGAGCACGACGCGGCGCTGCGCAGCCGCGTGTCGTCGGACAAACCCCACCCGCTGGAGCGGCAGTTTGAGCTGTTCAGCCGCGCCAGCTCCCTGCTGGGCGCCCGCAGCCTGGGCTCGGTGGGCTGCAGCATAAAGTTCACGGAGTGGGAGAACCTGCAGGCCTTCTGGAAGGACTACCTGAGCGGGGTGCTGCTGGAGGCCCTGAAGTGCGTGTTCATCACCGACTCCATGCGGCAGGCGGCGGGGCCGGAGGGCGTGCGGCTGCTGATCAACGTGGACCAGGACGACTACGAGGAGGGCTGCCGGGTCCTGGCGGCCGGccggaggaggttgaggatgcCCTCCGTCAGTG gaGCTGCATTTTAA
- the dedd1 gene encoding death effector domain-containing 1 isoform X3: MRVSSDMDFIQTPSYRLNDSFYWDETECLNYYEMLSLHEVFQIVGSQLTVEDIEVLSFLLDEAFCAQHPLDPAAWTVEPCKEDPTDPGVPPTAALLSAWRRMKPQGNRGNTASLHTPKSGLDLLLQLERRGYLSEVNLEPLLQLLRVLTRHDLLPLVSRKKRRTERIVPYLATENKMMPVSTITHWRTDTSSNSLPGDPACRRRRRKRGYGWSRRPKGSDRPGPPQLPPTDAVYFAYVRLRVRAEYLEHDAALRSRVSSDKPHPLERQFELFSRASSLLGARSLGSVGCSIKFTEWENLQAFWKDYLSGVLLEALKCVFITDSMRQAAGPEGVRLLINVDQDDYEEGCRVLAAGRRRLRMPSVSGAAF, from the exons ATGAGAGTATCCTCGGACATGGACTTCATTCAAACCCCAAGCTATCGTCTCAATGATTCGTTTTACTGGGATGAAACTGAATGCCTCAACTACTACGAGATGCTTTCCCTTCACGAGGTGTTCCAAATAGTTGGCTCTCAACTGACGGTGGAGGACATTGAGGTGCTGTCGTTTCTGCTGGACGAAGCGTTTTGTGCACAACACCCCCTTGATCCAGCAGCGTGGACAGTCGAGCCCTGCAAGGAAGACCCAACTGACCCAGGCGTGCCCCCTACTGCTGCGCTCCTTAGTGCGTGGAGGAGGATGAAACCCCAGGGTAACCGAGGGAATACGGCCTCCCTGCACACCCCTAAAAGCGGCCTggatctgctgctgcagctggagaGACGAGGTTACCTCAGTGAAGTAAACCTGGAGCCCTTGCTCCAGCTCCTGAGGGTCCTCACTCGTCACGATCTCTTGCCCTTAGTTTCACGCAAGAAAAGGAGGACAG AACGAATAGTTCCCTACTTAGCTACAGAGAACAAAATGATGCCTGTGTCAACAATAACACACTGGAGAACTG ATACTAGCAGCAACTCCCTGCCTGGGGACCctgcctgcaggaggaggagacggaagaGGGGTTACGGCTGGAGCCGCAGGCCCAAGGGGTCCGACCGGCCGGGCCCTCCACAGCTGCCGCCAACAGACGCAGTTTACTTCG ctTACGTGCGGCTGCGCGTGCGCGCCGAGTACCTGGAGCACGACGCGGCGCTGCGCAGCCGCGTGTCGTCGGACAAACCCCACCCGCTGGAGCGGCAGTTTGAGCTGTTCAGCCGCGCCAGCTCCCTGCTGGGCGCCCGCAGCCTGGGCTCGGTGGGCTGCAGCATAAAGTTCACGGAGTGGGAGAACCTGCAGGCCTTCTGGAAGGACTACCTGAGCGGGGTGCTGCTGGAGGCCCTGAAGTGCGTGTTCATCACCGACTCCATGCGGCAGGCGGCGGGGCCGGAGGGCGTGCGGCTGCTGATCAACGTGGACCAGGACGACTACGAGGAGGGCTGCCGGGTCCTGGCGGCCGGccggaggaggttgaggatgcCCTCCGTCAGTG gaGCTGCATTTTAA